The Glycine max cultivar Williams 82 chromosome 3, Glycine_max_v4.0, whole genome shotgun sequence sequence TCATTCTATGCGTATATTATAAACATTGATTTATATTCTATTGTTGCTTTTCCACTGGCATAATGATTTAACAGcaatgaatgatattttaagTCTTCTTTCTACTGATGAAAGATCTTCCGCCAGATATTCTAAGAAGAACATATTGTTTGCAGAAGTAGAAAATTGATTCATCATTCATCTCACTCTTCTTGTAGGCATAATGATTTTAATAATGCAGTGAAAGATTTTGGAAGCATCCCATATGAAGAGGACTGTTTGCCAGATTTGTTCCCCTTGCAAGTTAAGATATTTGTTTCATGGGAAACCAGTTTACTGGTAGCAAAGATAAGCCAAAAGGTTGAATTAATGATTTGCTTGTTGCTtgaattgtattttctattttattttaaagtagaTTTGTATAAACAGTACTCCTGCTGCTCGAATTGATAATAAGTGGCATGATTTCAGGAAAATGTGGCTGCCTTCTATGAGAAAGCTTGTGACATTTTCAATTCTGCATATAACCCTGTAAGTTAGCTatctattgattttattttgtttataggtTTCTAATTTCTATCATACCTTAGTTacatatatttctattttattgatGTTGCAGGTGCATATTTGGGACTTTTCCGGGCAGACAACCCAGTTCTTCTTGAATGACAAATCTAGGTTGCCAAACGATTCTCCTGGTCAACCTAGAAAAGAGGTAGTTGGTGatccattatttttctttgttttcttttgatatatatctttttaaagaaatatcAGTTTTGTGGCGGTCTAGTAAGGAACTAGATGTTTGATAACTACTGGTGGGATGTTGAAATCAATGTGTGTACCTGATAAATTTGaacttttttcacatttttttttaatatctctaTCTATTATTTACGGTTATTCTGTCTGTTTATAGCTTTCTGATGCTCCATGTCTATTCAGGTTGTTCTGGAGTTACAAGTTCATGGACTTCCAGATTCTATGGGGGGTAATGGGCGCAATGAGATGATTTTAGATAGGTCTCAGATGGAATGTTCACATAGTGGCTCTGTTATAGTGAATGGAAGCACTGACAATGTGATCCCCTGCGTATCAGTGACCAACCATTTTCGAGGCAGTAGCTGTAGAGCAATTCGATCTTTGGGCTTGACAGGACTACAGAATCTTGGAAATACATGTTTTATGAATAGTGCCATTCAGTGTTTGGCTCACACCCCAAAGCTTGTTGATTTTTTCCTTGGAGATTATCGTAAAGAGATAAATTATGAAAATCCGTTGGGAATGAATGTATGctatttattttctgttttataaGTTATGTAGTCTCATTtctaaacagttttttttttttgtaatattatttattaatttactttttttattttttgtaaaaacatttttcagGGAGAACTTGCTCTAGCTTTTGGAGACTTGCTTAGAAAGCTGTGGGTTCCTGGAGCAGCACCCATTGCACCAAGAACGTTTAAGATGAAACTAGCTAATTTTGCTCCTCAGTTTAGTGGTTATAGCCAGCATGACTCTCAAGTTAATACCTTAcatctttttatattaataatagttgtagtagtagtagtaatgCAAAATATGCATTAAAACAATTCTGGTTTCCATGGGCATCTCTTATCATTGATGaattttcctttgttttgaTGAGAGGAAGTAATTTTATAACCTCTCAAAAAAGgaagtaattttataaaatattgaagTTTCCGGCATGCAGGAACTTCTTGCTTTTTTGTTGGATGGATTGCATGAAGACCTTAATCGTGTAAAACGCAAACCATATCATGAAGTTAAGGATGCAGATGGTCGTCCAGATGAAGAAGTGGCAGAAGAGTATTGGCGAAATCACCTTGCTCGCAATGACTCCATTGTAGTTGATTTATGCCAAGTGAGTCTTATAGGACCCTCCCCGTGATGTGAGAATATCATTTGgatttttaacatgattttgggTTCAGTACCCTCTATTTTTTTGTACCAGAGATGCATTAGAAATTTTGATGGAATCAATCAAATAGATATCTCAAAagagatattttaatttgttgtatatcagattataatattatttattaaaggaGTTGGCATAATATTGTTATGGTGAAGTGGCTACTAGTTGCCACCTGCCACTGTGCTCACTTTTATTGACTGGTTGACATCCACATTGAATATGAggtttaaaacaattatttcattacttttttttttaagagataaaaGCAATACAGTAATTAGGAAGCTATAACAACACTATACTTTGTTCCATTATCTTGTAGGGTCAGTTTCGGTCGACATTGGTTTGCCCTATTTGCAAGAAGGTTTCGATCACATTTGACCCTTTTATGTATCTATCTCTTCCTTTACCTTCTACTACGATACGGACCATGACTTTGACAGTCATAAGCACTGATGGGAATACATCACCTTCCGCAATTACAGTAACAGTGCTTGAAAGTGGAACACTTAAGGATCTTATTGGGGCCTTAAGTGCTTCTTGTTCTCTGAGAGATGATGAAACCCTCTTGGTGGCTGAGGTATGTTGCAaaagttagaaattaaataaaacgttattaagatattttaacTATAATTTATCTAATGCAAACACTTTTTGTGTGTAttcttattaaaattatgaCTTGATGGAGTTTAAACAGATATACAGGAATAAAATTTTTCGAGTATTTGAGGATCCATCTGATTTGTTAGTTGAAATTAGAGATCAGGACAAACTTGTCGCTTACCGAATGCAGAAGTGTAATGAGCCTAGTCCCTTGGTTGTTTTTCTGCATGAACATTTGGCGGAAAAGTAAGTTTTTCTATACTCCCATTCCATTCCTTTCCTTTCAGTTTCATTCCTACAATACTCTTACCTGTATGTCATGAATAATTATTGTGTACCCCAAGACCTGAAATACGTACTGATCCCACTGTGGCCATCATGCCATGACCTCAACTGTTGGGAGCACCTTACCACTCCAAGATTCGAATAAAAAAGAACTTTAGATTCTGTCATCATATAATTTTGCAAATACCCAAACAACCTACCTTTTTGTCTAAGCTTGCtaatttgattgatttataCAAGTTGGGCTTGTATGCCTTGAGTATAAAACATACACATTTTTCAGGACTTCTGCAATAATTTTTGCTTCTGAAATGGTTACATCGGCATGTTTTGGTGTTAAATGTCATGTGTATTAGGTAGATGAGTCTGTTTTTGAAGTTGTTCTGTTGGttgtttctcaattttcttACCTTAATAcctttgtttgattttatttggtgcactaaatttatgtttatgtaTCATGTATTACAGTTTTGGGAAGGAGAGGTTAGAAAACAGGTTGTTTGGTATTCCCCTTGTTACAAGGTGGTCCAGTATTTCCTGTGGATATGATGATGTTGAAAGGGAGTTTCTGAAGTTAATCAATCCATTTCTGATGCGCACTGAAGGTGTATTAGATGAGTATGATAAGAATGATGGTGTTAAAAAAAGAGTAAGTGAACATGATGAATTGGGTGATGCTACTAACTCTGCAGCAATAGTAAATGATGCAGACTCAAACAGTGGAACAGAGGATGACATTCATTCTTCAACTGACTTTGAATTCTACTTGCAAGGATTAGAGAGGGCCAAGATAATAGTGAACAAACCATTACCACAAGTCACAATGTCGTCTGGAAGGCTGCCTGCGGTAGTTGTCTTGTGGTCAGATAAGATGCTTAAAATGTATGATACATACCTGCTTGATTCATTGCCTGAGGTTTTCAAGCCCCAGCTATTTGCCAAGAGAATGCAAGAATCAGTTTCTATTTACAAGTGCCTTGAAGCTTTCTTGAAAGAGGAACCTCTTGGGCCAGAAGACATGTGGTTAGTTGATATATGATAAATCAAGTCTGTTATTTTATCTATGAagatgttttctttttgttttaagacATTATATCTTCAATAATATTAGTCAGCATGTTTTATATGTCAATCAAGATCAATGTCCCTATCTTCTAAATGGGCATAGATATATTATTACAGTTTTTCTGATGTTTGATATTGCAATTTGGTGTTCGCAAGGTACTGTCCTAACTGCAAAAATCCTCAGCAAGCATCTAAGAAACTAGATCTTTGGAGATTGCCTGAAATTCTTGTTGTTCATTTGAAGAGGTTCTCATTCAGCCGATACTTCAAGAACAAGCTGGAAACATTTGTTGATTTCCCAATTAATGATCTGGACTTGTCAACATATGTAGCCCACGGGAATAACCAGTCTTCCAACCGCTATGTGCTATATGCAATTAGTTGTCATTATGGAGGGTTAGGAGGAGGTCACTATACAGCATTTGTCCGTGTAAGTACCTCACAATTTGTAATGGCTCTTGCTCTGTTAAAACATTAGAATGAATTattctctatttctttttataatattaggGGATAGAAAAACTAAGCTTGATTGGTTTGAGAAgacatttgttttttatgttctgTTTTTACTAATAATTACCTAAATTTTGACCAtttctaattcaaatatttaaaatcagggaacaaagtgtttgttattattactTAAAAGTAACAAATGTAATATGTTAGATATCAAGAGAGCTTTACAGACTAACAGAGGCGGTGAAATATGTTTTGGTAGTTTAGTTTTTTAGAAGTTTGTTCCAGAGGATGCTATCGCACATTAGCTTTCCATATAATTTTATGACTTTCATGTAGTTTTTATTTGCCATCCTTAATcttattgatttatattttagttgatACAATTTTAGTGTTTTTCGGGTTATTTGCTATAACTAAATCTCTTGATACAATATTATATTCGTTATAATTATGCTTATCCAACTTTTTTCCCCTTGCAGTATGGCTATGATAAATGGTATGATTTTGATGACAGCAGGGTCGAATCTATTAGTGAGGACATGATAAAGACTCCTGCTGCTTATGTTCTTTTCTACAGGAAAATTTAGATGGAAATTTTAGATGCAATTGTGTAATTAGTGATATAGCAACATGGGATGCTTGAGGCTTTTCAGACCTTTTGCCTATACATGCAGTTGTCTGATTTCCTCAAAATTGCTGCTTTAAGCGGGTACCAGTTGGGTTTTACTGAGACAAGTGAAGAGAAATGCAAAGAATTTAAGATTGTACAGCTTTTAGAAGCTACAGGCAAAAAAAGAGGGTAggacttcaatttttaaaccCGGAAGGATAGATTATTACATATGTCGGACATGTATATATGCATCCTGAAAATatttaaccatttttttaaagcaGATGTAGCTTGGGTTCTTTTTAAGTCATGATTATGTTAGATATGGaaaattacacatttttttGCCTCCGTGGTTCAATCCCATTCTTCTTGGTGCTCTTTGGTTAGGCCAAAATTGCCCGTGCTTTCAAGTTGTATGTCTGACTTGTTCAGTTAATGCTATACATTTCCTATCTTCGGTAGGGAAACGTCGATATAttgtatttcaattttttactcACAATTGTTTGTAAGTGTTGAATTAGCAATATCTGAAACTGAAATGCTTGAGAAATAtttattggtttattttttggtCAATAGTGTTTGTGTGGTCATTTGCAATTTTCATACGCTTCAAAATATGACGTGGGAGTAGTAGATTCTTTCCGAACTAAAACGGTGGTTGCTAACAACGCTAGTGAAGAAACTGCACCTCTGGCAGTTTGGTAAGCGAGTTTCTAGAAATGCAAGTCCATAGGTTTTTGCAATGGAGTTTGTTTATCTAAAAAATGTCTTATTTTAacctttaataaattatttacgcTTATGTAGTTTGtgttttgttcaaataaaatattcaagttacatattaattgaagaaataatCGAACAACGATGGGTCACAGCAGAAATGTAGTGATTTTTTACGAACTTTATATCCAATGTTTAGTCACCATTTTAAGAACTTCATCGAATAACCATCTTGCACGTTATGGTTAATCTCATCTCATACAATCATATTGTCCAACAAAAAAGGGCTgtgctgatgcaatcctatcccctaagggcattggatagaagactccaagaagattggaccaaagatgcaagagaaggcccaagggttctcatgagccttagggtagatttctgagcccatgggccaaggttgggtccaattatctttgtacatattagactagaatgtcattatatttggtctttgtatttagggctccatattgtaggtagggtaccctagaaatatatgatttttcagcccttgtattttagggcacctagactagtttttgtattagggatagttttgtaatttcacatgcactaagtggatatttgatgtgtgtggttgaaaataaatttaattgaattggtagaagcccaatccaattaaattttagagggggaggtgagcatttgcttattacaccccattgccacatcatatagtcacactttgtgcatgtccttcatgcttttcatgcctcatgacacctaagcacacttagtggagaatcttggaattgatcttgaattagtgggctgaaccataactaaaattcactaatcataattagtgaaattttggctccaaagtttggctccacaaattcaatttcaaattcaagtgaaatttgaattttcctccaattttgtgtgacacttaggctataaacaGAGGTCatgtgtatgcatttttttcaactttgatcatttgaatattaaacttcagatttcaaagctcatttagagcacaaaatttcgtgctcttctctccctctcccctcattcatctccttcttcctccaagctcttatccatggtctcctatggtggtgagcttcttctagactcatcttctccttgaagtggcgtctcatctctctcttcctttctccattccgctgccattcatctttcaagaagcaaaggaattcattgatgaagaagatcctaggcctacaagctccaatcaTGTGCTGTACTTGAGCTTGAGTCTTAGCAGAGAGAAGCCCCTAGGCCTAGGGTGAGAGTGAGACGGTTACTTGGTAAAGGAAAAAGATATACTAAttgttaaatataaatacataaaataagatGTATTACCTtcagtgtgtgtgtatatatatatatatatatatatatatatatatatatatatatatatatatatatatatatatatatatagttaagaattaattaattaactaagaatgatgaaaatatttaaattaagaattctatttaataaatattcataaaattaaataatttaattagtaattatatttgatgaTATTACTTGTAAttagagagatttttttttcactgaTAAATGTGGCTTGAATTACTAATTTGTCTAAATATATTTCACTTGCATGAGAAATAAATAGATgtcttatttataataaattaagaatatattttttcgtTTCTAATTAtaagacttttaaaaatttgtttgacctttttataagattattttttaatttttcaatgtattaaatttttttcgtACATATccttattaaattatgttagaTCATGTCAAGAATCTAGAAGgggttgaatttttaaaatctttacCAAATCATTCTtaacattgattaaaaataaccaTTTAAATCAATCAAAGTTTTCTCAAAAAACCTTTAGAAAACAGAA is a genomic window containing:
- the LOC100813405 gene encoding ubiquitin carboxyl-terminal hydrolase 8, whose protein sequence is MTRLSERLVRLFPKPTRFLALVSLSTLHHLCKSLARFLLSQTLPATMDNNNLFSDYFSDDLDSSPYRPHRRDHDHDHYRDFAALERLYLLPYTWWLEEAQKNEEADHRGEAVLYTVSCNSDSEAEILLHLRKEEDPHNNNIGVSARQYALVPEGLWLRALKRHNDFNNAVKDFGSIPYEEDCLPDLFPLQVKIFVSWETSLLVAKISQKENVAAFYEKACDIFNSAYNPVHIWDFSGQTTQFFLNDKSRLPNDSPGQPRKEVVLELQVHGLPDSMGGNGRNEMILDRSQMECSHSGSVIVNGSTDNVIPCVSVTNHFRGSSCRAIRSLGLTGLQNLGNTCFMNSAIQCLAHTPKLVDFFLGDYRKEINYENPLGMNGELALAFGDLLRKLWVPGAAPIAPRTFKMKLANFAPQFSGYSQHDSQELLAFLLDGLHEDLNRVKRKPYHEVKDADGRPDEEVAEEYWRNHLARNDSIVVDLCQGQFRSTLVCPICKKVSITFDPFMYLSLPLPSTTIRTMTLTVISTDGNTSPSAITVTVLESGTLKDLIGALSASCSLRDDETLLVAEIYRNKIFRVFEDPSDLLVEIRDQDKLVAYRMQKCNEPSPLVVFLHEHLAENFGKERLENRLFGIPLVTRWSSISCGYDDVEREFLKLINPFLMRTEGVLDEYDKNDGVKKRVSEHDELGDATNSAAIVNDADSNSGTEDDIHSSTDFEFYLQGLERAKIIVNKPLPQVTMSSGRLPAVVVLWSDKMLKMYDTYLLDSLPEVFKPQLFAKRMQESVSIYKCLEAFLKEEPLGPEDMWYCPNCKNPQQASKKLDLWRLPEILVVHLKRFSFSRYFKNKLETFVDFPINDLDLSTYVAHGNNQSSNRYVLYAISCHYGGLGGGHYTAFVRYGYDKWYDFDDSRVESISEDMIKTPAAYVLFYRKI